A window of the Cicer arietinum cultivar CDC Frontier isolate Library 1 chromosome 6, Cicar.CDCFrontier_v2.0, whole genome shotgun sequence genome harbors these coding sequences:
- the LOC101488454 gene encoding uncharacterized protein: MRMFNGINLTKKKKSRLYIYIYIIMELDLNHEPLDQISTSVVEFDSVLEELESAEVHIRNRIRHLEAITSRARQHQRLPQTRSQIQITNFTGEVGTPDDEEGGEEGREHHRVEEGIVESGKGAKRKSAHLVAKALGMEEMDDGKVEEESTGNFFDCNICLDNARDPVLTCCGHLFCWPCFYQLSYAYSKAKECPVCKGEVTETGIIPIYGNGSAGGDCQLEMEEAGLRVPPRPRAPRVQSIRQKFISQGSSSSSVVQRIRRFQFHNHIGGFAEQVQLESINATIERNNALLIQSRMQIENNQHSGSHQASRLPVQEDPSFSSLSSALDTAIETVERLVQGLESYINGHQIGGSIQLNPRPVSRNSTFSVADTNRSEIHDQEVAAVTNSVASAASVSPLNRNVDNMAVIGSEIQTTDRNVQISPLDPSSSNGRRRNGVSSEPRRRRRLR; this comes from the coding sequence ATGAGAATGTTTAATGGCATAAACCtgacaaagaaaaagaagtcaaggttatatatatatatatatattattatggaGCTTGATTTGAATCACGAGCCTTTGGACCAAATTAGTACTTCAGTAGTTGAATTTGATTCTGTATTGGAAGAGCTAGAATCCGCGGAGGTACATATACGAAACCGAATCAGACACCTTGAAGCCATAACTTCCAGAGCGAGGCAGCATCAGAGGTTGCCGCAGACGCGCTCTCAGATTCAGATAACCAACTTTACAGGAGAAGTAGGAACACCAGATGACGAGGAAGGTGGTGAAGAAGGAAGGGAGCATCACCGTGTTGAGGAAGGAATAGTTGAAAGTGGGAAAGGGGCAAAAAGGAAAAGTGCTCATTTAGTCGCTAAAGCTTTAGGGATGGAAGAGATGGATGATGGTAAGGTGGAGGAAGAGAGCACTGGAAATTTTTTTGATTGTAATATATGTCTGGACAATGCAAGAGATCCTGTTTTGACATGCTGTGGTCACTTGTTTTGTTGGCCATGTTTCTATCAGTTATCATATGCTTATTCAAAAGCAAAGGAATGTCCTGTTTGTAAAGGAGAAGTCACTGAAACAGGCATTATTCCGATTTATGGGAATGGAAGTGCCGGCGGTGATTGTCAGTTGGAAATGGAAGAAGCCGGTTTGAGAGTTCCTCCCCGACCTAGGGCACCTAGAGTTCAGAGTATTAGACAAAAGTTCATAAGCCAAggatcatcttcttcatctgtTGTCCAAAGAATTCGACGGTTTCAGTTTCATAACCATATTGGTGGATTTGCTGAGCAAGTTCAGTTAGAAAGCATCAATGCTACAATAGAGAGAAATAATGCTTTGCTCATTCAATCTCGCATGCAGATAGAAAATAATCAACATTCTGGTTCTCATCAGGCTTCAAGGTTGCCGGTGCAAGAAGATCCTTCATTTTCCTCCCTTTCATCAGCTTTGGACACTGCAATAGAGACTGTAGAAAGATTAGTTCAGGGCCTTGAATCATATATCAATGGTCACCAAATAGGAGGAAGCATACAGTTAAATCCTCGTCCTGTTAGTAGAAATTCAACTTTTAGTGTTGCTGATACAAACCGGTCAGAGATTCATGATCAAGAAGTTGCTGCTGTGACCAATTCTGTAGCTTCAGCAGCTTCTGTGTCTCCTTTAAATAGGAATGTGGACAATATGGCTGTTATAGGTTCAGAAATTCAGACAACCGATAGAAACGTACAGATTAGTCCATTAGACCCTTCGTCATCGAATGGTAGAAGAAGAAATGGTGTTTCAAGCGaaccaagaagaagaagaagattgaGATGA